Proteins from one Leptonema illini DSM 21528 genomic window:
- a CDS encoding DUF1566 domain-containing protein → MKTKAKKVLITKVLYRIGIKAVLALLLTLSALASCMQAEKTSLDTSGAQGLLLGSLSFEGGLFGGGSGGATGPFSKDGNPTVVATSPTNAATIAPCSGSPCRARVRIQFDESMDTSTVLPLLVEISDGSWADSSIAPLTSSISWSGTKYQNDTVTFELDSVHLPEGSNFKFNILTGYLKDLDSVPNDLSAPYSWTATTSFHSGRLPLVDTGSTLCTDVNGNSITCTGTLQDGAISQPRNLTRNANGTVVDNVTGLVWSACPQGTTYVHSDPGGSCTGAATGMTWYAAQAACSARNTEALGGRTDWRLPTADELHTIMDHSVRMPSIDLLTFPGTPASSIFWSATTSPKGPAYAYYANFDEGILLHLQSKGVVGSAPLVRCVAGTGNRSTAGFRDNGDNTITDQRTGLRWTKCSLPSSGSLCVAAPARMNWDVANTACGGLSIGGRQWRMPSKNELQSIWNLQAINPTHSLFNATADKLWTSTTRALFSVGAYPTVFIIDFATTNNGIGTSTGRAPIPDAPFVRCVADE, encoded by the coding sequence CGCTCTCGGCCCTTGCTTCCTGTATGCAGGCCGAGAAGACCTCCCTTGATACCTCGGGCGCCCAGGGGCTGCTTCTTGGAAGCCTTAGCTTTGAGGGGGGCCTGTTTGGAGGCGGATCGGGCGGAGCTACGGGGCCTTTCAGCAAAGACGGGAATCCGACCGTTGTCGCTACCAGCCCGACGAACGCAGCCACGATCGCTCCGTGTTCGGGCTCTCCGTGCCGGGCGCGTGTCAGAATTCAGTTCGACGAGAGCATGGATACGTCGACCGTTCTGCCGCTGCTCGTAGAGATCAGCGATGGAAGCTGGGCGGATTCCAGCATCGCTCCACTGACATCAAGCATCTCATGGAGCGGGACAAAATATCAGAACGATACGGTTACATTCGAGCTCGACTCCGTTCATCTGCCCGAGGGCTCGAATTTTAAGTTCAACATTCTAACAGGTTACCTCAAAGATCTTGATTCGGTACCAAATGATCTTTCAGCCCCCTATTCCTGGACGGCGACGACCTCATTCCACTCCGGTCGTCTGCCTCTTGTCGATACGGGCTCGACACTGTGCACCGATGTGAACGGGAATTCAATTACATGTACGGGAACTCTCCAGGACGGAGCCATCTCGCAACCTCGCAATCTTACACGCAACGCGAACGGAACCGTGGTCGATAACGTTACGGGCCTTGTGTGGTCAGCCTGTCCTCAGGGAACGACCTATGTGCATTCCGATCCGGGCGGATCGTGTACGGGAGCGGCGACAGGCATGACCTGGTATGCAGCGCAGGCTGCCTGCTCAGCACGGAATACGGAGGCCCTTGGCGGGCGAACGGACTGGAGGCTTCCAACGGCCGACGAACTTCATACGATTATGGATCATAGTGTTCGTATGCCTTCGATAGATCTGCTAACGTTCCCGGGGACGCCAGCCAGCAGTATCTTCTGGTCGGCCACAACCAGTCCGAAAGGACCGGCGTATGCCTACTATGCTAACTTTGATGAAGGCATTCTACTGCATCTTCAAAGCAAGGGCGTCGTTGGTTCGGCTCCTCTTGTCCGCTGCGTGGCGGGAACAGGCAACCGCTCCACTGCCGGCTTTCGCGATAACGGTGACAATACGATCACCGATCAACGGACGGGGCTGCGATGGACGAAATGCTCTCTGCCCTCGTCGGGGTCGCTCTGCGTCGCTGCACCTGCGCGAATGAACTGGGATGTAGCAAATACTGCCTGTGGCGGCCTCAGTATCGGTGGACGCCAATGGCGGATGCCTTCCAAGAATGAGTTGCAGTCGATATGGAACCTTCAAGCCATCAACCCTACGCATTCGCTATTCAACGCTACGGCGGACAAGCTCTGGACGTCCACAACTCGCGCTCTTTTCAGCGTCGGAGCTTACCCGACCGTTTTCATAATCGATTTTGCGACGACAAACAACGGCATCGGGACTTCTACGGGGCGAGCACCGATCCCTGATGCACCGTTTGTTCGATGCGTGGCCGACGAATAA
- a CDS encoding potassium/proton antiporter has protein sequence MLEAFDLTVLTIASLIIISIVMLRASSRIGVPTLLIFLTLGMIAGSDGLGIPFDDAVLAQKVGVIALAFILFSGGLESDWPTIRPVLLPGALLGTVGIVLTASLLGLFAIFVLNFPPVAGMLLGAVVSSTDAAAVFNVLRTKQIGLKGELKSLLEFESGSNDTMAVILTVGFIGLMQTPDHDIIDLIVTIFKQIILGAVVGLATGKGLQLLINALHLEYEGLYPVLLSSSILLIYAATNMIGGNPFLAVYLAGLVLGNTTFVHKRSQIRFLDGIAWLMQIVMFLTLGLLVYPTRLADYVLPGIAFSLFLMFVARPLAVFLTLPFCRLNIREKLLTSWVGLRGAAPIILATFPFAAGIKESDQIFNIVFFTVLTSLILQGSTLPLAVKLLKLEAPLIRKASYPFEYENKEASNTRLQEFIVPYNSAATGKRIFELKMPEDSLITLIYRGESHLVPTGRTILEPGDVILVLVNNDNAKAVAAALTMPPA, from the coding sequence ATGCTCGAAGCCTTCGACCTGACCGTCCTGACGATCGCCTCCCTGATCATCATCAGCATCGTCATGCTGCGAGCGTCGTCGCGCATCGGAGTTCCGACGCTGCTCATCTTCCTCACGCTGGGCATGATTGCCGGATCAGACGGACTGGGTATCCCCTTTGACGACGCGGTGCTTGCTCAGAAGGTCGGCGTCATCGCCCTTGCATTCATTCTGTTCTCGGGCGGACTGGAGTCTGACTGGCCGACGATCAGGCCCGTGCTTCTGCCAGGGGCACTGCTTGGCACGGTCGGCATCGTTCTGACGGCGTCGCTGCTCGGGCTTTTCGCCATCTTTGTGCTGAATTTTCCGCCCGTTGCGGGCATGCTGCTTGGCGCCGTCGTTTCCTCGACCGATGCGGCGGCCGTTTTCAACGTGCTGCGCACGAAACAGATCGGCCTCAAGGGCGAGCTGAAATCCCTTCTTGAATTCGAATCGGGCAGTAACGATACGATGGCCGTCATCCTCACTGTCGGATTCATCGGCCTCATGCAGACGCCCGATCACGATATCATCGATCTCATCGTCACGATTTTCAAACAGATCATCCTCGGCGCGGTCGTCGGACTTGCGACAGGTAAAGGATTGCAGCTTCTAATCAATGCCCTTCATCTGGAATACGAAGGCCTCTATCCTGTTCTTCTGTCGTCGTCGATTCTATTAATCTATGCTGCGACGAATATGATCGGAGGCAACCCCTTCCTCGCCGTCTATCTTGCCGGATTGGTCCTCGGGAATACGACATTCGTTCACAAACGCAGTCAGATCCGATTTCTCGACGGGATCGCCTGGCTGATGCAGATCGTGATGTTCCTCACGCTCGGATTACTTGTGTATCCGACCCGGCTGGCCGATTACGTTCTGCCGGGCATCGCCTTCTCGCTTTTTCTTATGTTCGTCGCCCGGCCGCTTGCCGTTTTTCTCACGCTTCCTTTCTGTCGGCTGAACATTCGCGAAAAGCTGCTGACGTCCTGGGTCGGCCTTCGCGGAGCGGCGCCCATTATCCTGGCGACGTTTCCTTTTGCCGCCGGCATAAAAGAATCCGATCAGATCTTTAACATCGTCTTCTTTACCGTTCTTACATCGCTCATATTGCAGGGATCAACGCTGCCGCTCGCCGTAAAATTGCTCAAGCTTGAGGCTCCTTTGATTCGCAAGGCATCATATCCTTTCGAATACGAGAACAAAGAGGCGAGCAATACACGCCTGCAGGAGTTTATCGTTCCTTATAACTCGGCGGCCACCGGAAAGCGCATCTTCGAGCTGAAGATGCCCGAGGATTCGCTCATCACACTCATTTACAGAGGAGAGTCTCATCTGGTGCCGACGGGACGAACCATTCTCGAACCGGGTGACGTCATCCTTGTTCTCGTCAACAATGACAATGCAAAGGCCGTGGCCGCTGCTCTGACCATGCCGCCGGCATAG